In one Mucilaginibacter ginsenosidivorax genomic region, the following are encoded:
- a CDS encoding VCBS repeat-containing protein, whose translation MKYTYIFISLIVSLSACKKSTLFQQIPSSESGITFSNTIVEDDKINPLTKLNLYNGGGVGIGDFNNDGLQDIYFVANTLSNRLYLNKGDMKFEDVTAKAGVGGKGGWGRGVAVVDINNDGLADIYVCNTLLDDSVKRTNLLYVNQGVGKDGVPVFKEMGKEYGLDIKVHSTMASFFDYDNDGDLDMYVTVNEALASDNQSTFRPTIKDGSHKSTGRLYRNDWNAALKHPVFTNVSKQAGITIEGYGHATTIVDINKDGWKDIYVTNDFLPDNILYINNGDGTFTDRSKEYFKHTSFSAMGQDFEDVNNDGLVDAFEVDMNPEDNYRKKMFMPGNNYQVFQNFDRYNQQYQYTRNTLQINKGPRLGQNDSIGAPIFSEVAFLSGVGQTDWSWGPMLTDFDNDGLRDLIVTNGYPRDVTDHDFITFRNTAFAIASNKQILDQIPIVKIPNYAFKNTDGLQFADVTKEWGLGTPSFSNGAAYADLDNDGAMDMIINNIDDEAFVYRNTARDKNKTGSNYLHIQFKGGPQNLGGIGAFANIYYNHGQQQVYENTPYRGYLSTIQNIAHFGLGKVSQLDSVVIRWDNGKKQVLKNVKANQTLKVSIADAREPYSFKLPVQNTGALFREITKSAGITYKHQEKDYIDFNVQKLIPHKLSQYTPAVAVGDVDGNGFDDMVIGGTTLYPAQLLLQQANGKFNQRNLLPQAKTKVPALNPMDMGSYLSQVAGNKDEGILLFDANGDGHPDLYIASGGFETQPGSANYQDRFYLNDGKGNFILQPDALPKNLTSKLCVKAVDFDHDGKLDLFVSGRVDPWNYPKPVSSFILRNDSKNGVIKFTDVSATVAPALKNIGLVCDATFTDFNNDGWPDLILTGEWMPITFLKNDKGVFKNVTGNTGIADKLGWWNTIAAGDFDHDGDIDYIVGNTGLNTFYKASDQYPIYITAKDFDNNDSYDAFPSVFLKDQDGVKREFPAFGRDDIVKQMISMRIKFQNYHSLAVAPMDSVITPKMREGAIRLKVNYLQSCYLRNDGGGKFTIIPLPIEAQQSELCGITVDDFDGDGNLDVALSGNDYGTEVATGRYDAFNGLLLKGDGKGGFKPLSILQSGLFIPGDGKGLVKLRSAKGGYLLAATQNRDALKLFELNRSVKTVALQPLDAFATIKYKNGKTTREEFYNGSSFLSQSGRFFNIESNMASVTITDSYGHQRTVQLN comes from the coding sequence ATGAAGTACACCTACATATTTATTAGCCTGATTGTGTCTTTATCTGCTTGTAAAAAGTCGACGCTTTTTCAGCAAATACCCTCATCGGAATCGGGTATTACTTTTAGCAATACCATTGTTGAAGATGATAAAATAAACCCACTTACAAAGCTTAATCTTTACAATGGCGGTGGGGTAGGTATAGGCGATTTTAACAACGATGGTTTGCAGGATATTTATTTTGTTGCCAATACACTATCAAACAGGCTGTACCTTAACAAAGGGGATATGAAGTTTGAGGATGTAACTGCAAAGGCAGGTGTTGGCGGCAAAGGAGGCTGGGGCAGGGGAGTTGCTGTTGTTGATATTAACAACGATGGCCTTGCCGATATATATGTTTGTAATACGTTGCTCGACGATTCGGTTAAGCGGACTAACCTGCTATATGTAAACCAGGGCGTAGGCAAAGATGGTGTGCCGGTTTTTAAAGAAATGGGCAAAGAGTACGGGCTGGATATTAAAGTACACTCAACCATGGCGTCGTTTTTTGATTATGACAACGATGGCGACCTTGATATGTACGTTACCGTAAACGAAGCTTTAGCCAGCGATAATCAAAGTACCTTTAGGCCTACAATCAAGGATGGCAGCCACAAAAGTACAGGCAGGCTTTACCGTAACGATTGGAATGCTGCACTTAAACATCCGGTATTTACCAATGTATCAAAGCAGGCGGGCATAACGATTGAAGGCTATGGGCATGCTACAACGATTGTTGATATAAATAAAGATGGGTGGAAAGATATATATGTAACAAACGATTTTTTACCCGATAATATACTGTACATCAATAATGGGGATGGTACTTTTACAGACAGATCGAAGGAATATTTTAAGCATACTTCATTTAGTGCCATGGGGCAGGATTTTGAAGATGTAAACAATGACGGGCTGGTTGATGCTTTTGAAGTTGATATGAATCCCGAGGATAATTATCGTAAAAAGATGTTTATGCCCGGCAATAATTACCAGGTATTTCAAAATTTTGATAGATATAACCAACAATACCAATACACACGCAATACCTTACAAATAAATAAGGGCCCGCGCCTGGGGCAAAATGATTCAATAGGCGCGCCGATTTTCAGCGAAGTAGCTTTTTTAAGCGGCGTTGGCCAAACCGATTGGAGTTGGGGCCCAATGCTTACCGATTTTGATAATGATGGCTTACGCGATCTTATCGTTACCAACGGATATCCGCGCGATGTTACTGATCACGATTTTATCACCTTCAGGAATACCGCTTTTGCAATCGCGTCAAACAAACAGATTCTTGACCAGATCCCGATTGTAAAAATACCCAATTATGCATTTAAAAATACCGATGGGCTGCAATTTGCCGATGTAACAAAAGAATGGGGCCTTGGCACACCGTCATTTTCAAACGGGGCGGCTTATGCCGACCTGGATAATGATGGCGCTATGGACATGATTATCAATAATATTGATGATGAAGCCTTTGTTTACAGGAATACAGCCCGCGACAAAAATAAAACAGGCAGCAACTATTTACACATACAATTTAAAGGTGGCCCGCAAAACCTGGGCGGTATTGGTGCATTTGCCAATATTTATTACAACCACGGCCAGCAACAGGTATATGAAAACACGCCGTACCGCGGCTATCTGTCAACCATACAAAATATAGCCCATTTTGGCCTGGGTAAAGTATCCCAGTTAGATTCGGTCGTAATCAGGTGGGATAATGGAAAAAAACAGGTGCTGAAAAATGTAAAGGCCAACCAAACCCTTAAAGTAAGTATTGCCGACGCAAGGGAACCTTATTCATTTAAACTCCCGGTTCAAAACACAGGTGCGCTTTTCCGCGAGATAACAAAATCGGCAGGCATTACTTATAAGCACCAGGAAAAAGACTACATCGATTTTAATGTTCAAAAATTAATCCCCCATAAGTTATCGCAATATACCCCTGCAGTGGCAGTTGGCGATGTAGATGGCAATGGCTTTGACGATATGGTAATTGGCGGTACAACTTTATACCCGGCACAATTATTATTGCAACAAGCCAATGGTAAGTTTAATCAGCGCAATTTGCTGCCGCAAGCAAAAACAAAGGTCCCTGCTTTAAACCCAATGGATATGGGTTCATATTTGTCTCAGGTAGCGGGTAATAAGGATGAAGGTATACTATTGTTCGATGCCAATGGCGATGGCCACCCTGATTTATATATTGCCAGTGGCGGGTTTGAAACCCAGCCCGGGTCGGCCAATTACCAGGACAGGTTTTACCTGAATGACGGCAAAGGGAATTTTATATTACAGCCAGATGCATTGCCCAAAAACCTCACCAGTAAATTGTGCGTAAAGGCGGTTGATTTTGACCATGATGGCAAGCTCGATCTTTTTGTATCTGGCCGAGTTGACCCATGGAACTATCCTAAACCGGTATCCAGTTTTATTTTGCGTAACGACAGTAAAAATGGTGTTATCAAATTTACAGATGTATCTGCAACAGTAGCACCTGCGTTAAAAAATATCGGGCTGGTATGCGATGCAACCTTTACGGATTTTAATAATGATGGTTGGCCCGATTTAATACTTACCGGCGAATGGATGCCTATTACCTTTTTGAAGAATGACAAAGGCGTATTTAAAAATGTTACAGGCAACACAGGCATAGCGGATAAATTAGGCTGGTGGAATACCATTGCCGCAGGCGATTTTGATCATGATGGCGATATCGACTACATTGTAGGTAATACGGGACTGAATACTTTTTACAAAGCATCAGACCAATACCCTATTTATATAACAGCTAAAGACTTTGATAATAATGATAGTTACGATGCTTTTCCATCGGTGTTTTTAAAAGATCAGGACGGCGTAAAACGGGAGTTCCCGGCATTTGGGCGCGATGATATTGTGAAGCAAATGATTAGCATGCGTATAAAATTCCAAAATTACCACTCGCTTGCTGTGGCACCTATGGATTCTGTAATCACTCCAAAAATGCGTGAAGGAGCAATCCGGCTTAAAGTAAACTACCTGCAATCGTGTTATTTGCGCAACGATGGCGGTGGTAAGTTTACTATTATTCCACTACCAATTGAGGCCCAGCAATCCGAGCTTTGCGGCATCACTGTTGATGATTTTGACGGAGACGGTAACCTTGATGTAGCCCTGAGCGGCAATGATTACGGTACCGAGGTTGCAACGGGCCGGTACGATGCATTTAATGGACTATTGCTTAAAGGGGATGGGAAAGGAGGCTTTAAGCCTTTAAGTATTTTACAAAGCGGCTTGTTTATCCCAGGCGATGGCAAAGGCCTTGTTAAGTTAAGAAGCGCAAAAGGGGGCTACCTGCTGGCGGCAACCCAAAACCGCGACGCGCTGAAGTTATTTGAGCTTAACCGCAGTGTTAAAACAGTTGCTTTACAGCCATTAGACGCTTTTGCAACCATTAAATATAAAAATGGAAAAACTACCAGGGAGGAGTTTTATAATGGAAGTTCTTTCTTGTCGCAATCAGGCAGATTCTTTAATATTGAAAGCAATATGGCATCAGTAACCATAACTGATAGCTATGGCCACCAACGAACCGTACAGCTTAATTAA
- a CDS encoding SusC/RagA family TonB-linked outer membrane protein produces the protein MFKSLLLKGRFLGVLLCCLVSSLVVTAQTKYKGKVIGSDDKLPIIGASVRIQGSTTGAVTDVNGEFTLTLSPGQTLVVSYIGYQSQEVKIGASTSITVTLVAGSNALNEVVVTGYGSQRKKDITGSVAVVNVANLKTVPGGQAAALLQGQAAGVTVINNGQPGGGSAVRVRGITSTGNSSPLYVIDGVQGNFNDVNANDIESIQVLKDAGSAAIYGVQGSNGVVVITTKKGKSGRATISYDAYYGSQKPLKDGFHMAGSQEYADAIQRSVGSVQYPGTTGAVLKDYITPTAANAGDPGTDPATYNINSNQITKTNKVGTDWFHEVFKSAPRTFHNITASGGSDKSNYLMSVNYLNEQGTLLNTYLKRYAMRVNTNFAVGDHVRVGENAYLYHKDNPTIGNQNEGNAISYTYRQPPVIPVYDIAGNFAGTKSQGLSNSSNPVAIQTRAGNNKGYNWTMQGNIFAEVDFLKHFTARTSIGGEFTNYYYWSFNPTSVENAEGNTNPNTFSESAGYSSTWIWTNSVTYNQKFGKHDVKLFLGEEAKNYNQRGLRAGRSNYSVSTSPIYVDLDTGSPQGESNQNIDINYLRLYSYFAKLDYAYNDRYLLSGTVRRDGASVFSPDHRYGTFFSVTGGWRISQESFLKDVSWLNDLKLRGGYGELGSISNINKLNATNLFAANPQNSYYDLNGSGNSALLGIYRSQIGNALTSWETDKVTNVGFDATILNNKLEIGFELYKKDISGLLFQPSVSNAGGGANPAFVNGGNISNKGVDFSLTYHGTIANDFKFDVTGNITSYKSKVISVPEGKKYYDFNSAGSTRIGSFTRFQPGQPMGEFFGYVVQGLFRDAADVSSSPTQESAAPGLFKYKDVNGDGKITDADRTFFGNPNPNFTYGLTLNATYKNFDLNAFFYGSQGNKDINYVKYWTDFPQVFKGGVIKGILANSWTPTNQGASIPKLTAAANFSNTAVFNSYYMEDGSYLRLKNLTLGYSIPNSQVKKIGVSKVRVYLQGSNLFTITKYKGLDPEIQPSDLNNNTNFGIDFGNYPANQKTYLIGIQATF, from the coding sequence ATGTTTAAAAGTTTACTCCTAAAGGGAAGATTCCTTGGCGTGCTACTATGCTGCCTCGTATCTTCATTGGTAGTTACAGCCCAAACAAAGTACAAAGGTAAAGTTATCGGCAGCGATGACAAATTACCGATCATCGGAGCGTCAGTACGCATCCAGGGATCTACTACAGGCGCAGTAACTGATGTTAACGGTGAATTCACCCTTACATTAAGCCCGGGCCAAACGCTTGTGGTTTCGTACATTGGCTATCAAAGCCAGGAAGTTAAAATTGGTGCAAGCACCAGCATCACAGTTACCCTTGTTGCAGGCAGCAATGCACTAAACGAGGTGGTAGTAACAGGTTACGGTTCGCAACGTAAAAAAGACATCACCGGTTCGGTAGCTGTTGTTAACGTTGCCAACTTAAAAACTGTACCAGGCGGCCAGGCAGCAGCATTATTGCAAGGCCAGGCAGCGGGTGTTACCGTAATCAACAACGGCCAGCCAGGTGGTGGTAGTGCTGTACGTGTACGTGGTATTACGTCAACGGGTAACTCAAGTCCATTGTACGTAATTGATGGTGTGCAAGGTAATTTTAACGATGTGAATGCCAATGACATCGAATCTATCCAAGTATTGAAAGATGCTGGTTCTGCCGCTATTTACGGTGTTCAGGGTTCAAATGGTGTGGTTGTAATTACTACCAAAAAAGGAAAATCTGGTCGTGCAACTATTTCATACGATGCGTATTATGGAAGTCAGAAACCGTTAAAAGATGGTTTTCATATGGCGGGCAGTCAGGAATATGCTGATGCAATACAACGTTCAGTAGGTAGCGTGCAATATCCTGGTACTACAGGCGCAGTTTTAAAGGATTATATAACTCCGACTGCTGCTAACGCAGGCGATCCGGGAACAGATCCAGCAACCTATAATATCAACAGCAACCAAATTACCAAAACTAATAAAGTAGGTACAGATTGGTTTCATGAAGTATTCAAATCTGCGCCCAGAACTTTCCATAATATTACCGCAAGCGGTGGTAGCGATAAGTCGAATTATTTAATGTCAGTTAACTACCTTAACGAACAAGGTACATTGCTTAATACTTACCTTAAGCGTTATGCAATGCGTGTAAACACCAACTTCGCAGTGGGTGATCATGTGCGTGTAGGTGAGAATGCTTATTTGTATCACAAAGATAATCCTACAATAGGTAACCAAAACGAAGGCAACGCAATATCTTATACTTATCGTCAGCCTCCTGTTATCCCGGTTTATGACATCGCTGGTAATTTTGCAGGTACAAAATCGCAGGGTTTAAGTAACTCTTCAAATCCTGTGGCTATTCAAACCAGGGCCGGAAATAACAAAGGTTATAACTGGACGATGCAAGGAAATATATTTGCCGAAGTTGATTTTCTAAAGCACTTCACTGCCCGTACAAGCATCGGTGGTGAATTTACAAACTATTATTACTGGAGCTTTAATCCTACATCAGTTGAAAATGCTGAGGGTAATACTAACCCCAATACATTTTCTGAAAGCGCTGGCTACAGCAGCACCTGGATCTGGACAAACTCAGTTACTTACAATCAGAAATTTGGTAAACACGATGTTAAATTGTTTTTAGGCGAAGAGGCTAAAAATTACAATCAAAGAGGTTTGCGTGCTGGTCGTTCAAATTACTCAGTTTCTACCAGTCCTATCTATGTCGACCTCGATACAGGTTCTCCACAGGGAGAAAGCAACCAGAATATCGATATTAACTACTTAAGGCTTTATTCTTATTTTGCAAAGTTAGATTATGCCTATAATGACAGGTATTTATTGAGCGGAACTGTACGTCGTGACGGTGCATCTGTATTCTCGCCTGACCATCGCTATGGAACATTCTTTTCTGTAACAGGTGGTTGGAGAATTTCTCAGGAATCGTTCCTGAAAGATGTAAGCTGGCTTAATGACTTAAAACTTCGTGGTGGTTACGGTGAGTTAGGTTCAATTAGTAACATTAACAAACTTAACGCAACTAACTTGTTTGCTGCAAATCCTCAAAACTCTTATTATGACCTTAACGGCTCAGGTAATAGTGCTTTGTTAGGTATTTACCGCTCACAAATTGGTAATGCCCTTACCTCGTGGGAAACAGATAAGGTTACCAACGTTGGTTTTGACGCAACAATACTTAACAATAAATTAGAGATTGGTTTTGAATTGTACAAAAAAGACATTTCCGGATTGCTTTTCCAACCAAGTGTTTCTAACGCAGGTGGCGGTGCCAACCCAGCCTTCGTAAACGGCGGTAATATCAGCAACAAAGGTGTTGACTTTAGCCTTACATACCACGGTACTATAGCAAATGATTTTAAATTCGACGTTACCGGCAATATCACCAGTTACAAGAGTAAAGTTATCAGCGTACCTGAAGGTAAAAAATATTATGATTTTAATAGTGCCGGTTCAACCCGTATTGGGTCATTCACCAGGTTTCAGCCAGGTCAACCAATGGGCGAGTTCTTTGGTTACGTAGTTCAAGGACTATTTAGGGATGCTGCTGATGTATCAAGCTCTCCGACACAGGAAAGTGCCGCACCAGGCTTGTTCAAATACAAAGATGTAAATGGCGACGGAAAAATTACAGATGCCGACCGTACCTTCTTTGGTAATCCAAATCCTAATTTTACTTATGGTCTTACCCTAAATGCAACTTACAAAAATTTTGATTTGAATGCATTTTTCTATGGTTCACAAGGTAATAAAGACATCAACTACGTAAAATACTGGACTGATTTTCCACAAGTGTTTAAAGGCGGTGTTATCAAAGGTATCTTAGCTAACTCCTGGACTCCAACTAATCAGGGTGCATCAATTCCGAAATTAACTGCTGCTGCTAACTTCAGTAATACAGCGGTATTTAATTCATACTACATGGAAGACGGTTCTTATCTGAGGTTGAAAAATTTAACTCTTGGTTATAGCATTCCGAATTCACAAGTTAAGAAAATTGGTGTATCTAAAGTTCGGGTATATCTGCAAGGATCAAATCTGTTTACTATTACCAAATATAAAGGCTTAGATCCTGAAATTCAGCCATCTGACCTAAATAATAATACTAACTTTGGTATTGATTTTGGTAACTATCCGGCCAATCAAAAAACTTACCTAATAGGTATACAGGCTACATTTTAA
- the bglX gene encoding beta-glucosidase BglX: MNKYFSTQLIARVIPLCVALLPFNKVSAQNKTEDAKMDVFVSGLMKKMTLDEKIGQLNLVTIGAPTTGSVVNKGVEDKIKKGAIGGVFGIWGVDHTKEVQEAAVKNSRLHIPLIFGLDVIHGHRTIFPIPLGMSATWDLDLIKQSAHIAAKEATAEGLSWVFSPMVDIARDARWGRISEGAGEDPWYGGQVAKAMVQGYQGASLKNADAVMACVKHFALYGGAEAGREYNTVDMSRIKMYQDYLPPYKAAVDAGAGSFMSSFNTVDGVPATGNQWLLTDLLRKQWGFKGFVVSDYTAVNEMEAHGLGDLQMVSALALKAGLDMDMVGEGFLTTLKKSLIEKKITQFEIDQACRRVLEAKYKLGLFDNPYKSMDAAREKTDVMSEANLSAAREITKRSFVLLKNDNQTLPLKKTGSIALVGPLANNQRDMLGTWILAGEWQKSVSVMQGIKNVVGDGVTINYAKGSNITEDAEFIKRLNFGPGMVTVDPKPADELLKEAIDAANKSDVIVAVVGESQSMSGESSSRSDIDIPEPQKNMLKALSKLGKPMVVVLFNGRPLTLTWENEHASAILDVWAPGTEAGNAIADVLFGQYNPSGKITATFPRSVGQIPIYYNHKNTGRPYSSGPTKFKSNYLDISNDPLYPFGYGLSYTTFGYSDVKLSKTTLKGNEVLTATVTVTNTGKYAGEEVVQLYVGDPVASISRSVKELKNFKKINLQPGEAKEVSFSITPEQLKFYNSQLKYDWEPGKFVIEVGTNSSDTHSASVWWNK, from the coding sequence ATGAACAAATATTTTTCAACTCAACTTATAGCCAGGGTTATTCCGCTTTGCGTAGCGTTATTGCCTTTTAACAAGGTGTCGGCTCAAAACAAAACCGAGGACGCCAAAATGGATGTTTTTGTGAGCGGTTTAATGAAAAAAATGACCCTCGACGAAAAAATCGGCCAGTTAAACCTGGTAACTATTGGTGCCCCAACCACAGGATCGGTGGTTAATAAAGGCGTGGAGGATAAAATAAAAAAAGGCGCTATTGGTGGCGTGTTTGGCATTTGGGGTGTCGATCATACTAAAGAAGTGCAGGAAGCGGCTGTTAAAAATTCCCGTTTACATATTCCGTTAATTTTTGGATTGGATGTTATACACGGCCATCGTACTATTTTCCCAATTCCTTTGGGGATGTCGGCAACGTGGGACCTGGATCTGATCAAACAATCGGCACATATTGCAGCAAAAGAAGCAACCGCCGAAGGCTTAAGCTGGGTATTTTCGCCTATGGTTGATATAGCGCGCGATGCACGCTGGGGCCGTATTTCGGAAGGTGCCGGCGAAGACCCGTGGTATGGCGGGCAGGTGGCAAAAGCTATGGTACAAGGTTACCAGGGCGCCAGCCTGAAAAATGCCGATGCGGTTATGGCCTGCGTAAAACACTTTGCTTTATATGGTGGTGCTGAAGCTGGCCGCGAATACAATACTGTTGATATGAGTCGTATTAAAATGTACCAGGATTACCTGCCGCCTTACAAAGCGGCCGTTGATGCGGGTGCAGGCAGTTTCATGAGCTCTTTTAATACAGTTGACGGTGTACCTGCAACAGGTAACCAATGGTTACTTACCGACTTGCTGCGCAAACAGTGGGGTTTTAAGGGTTTTGTTGTATCTGATTACACCGCCGTTAACGAAATGGAAGCACACGGCCTTGGCGATTTGCAAATGGTATCGGCCCTGGCATTAAAAGCCGGGTTGGATATGGATATGGTTGGCGAAGGCTTTTTAACTACGTTAAAAAAATCATTAATAGAAAAAAAGATAACCCAGTTTGAAATTGACCAGGCTTGCCGCCGGGTTTTGGAGGCCAAGTATAAATTGGGTTTGTTTGATAATCCTTACAAATCGATGGATGCCGCGCGCGAAAAAACGGATGTAATGTCTGAGGCGAATCTTTCTGCTGCCAGGGAAATTACCAAACGTTCATTTGTATTGCTAAAAAACGATAATCAAACGCTTCCGCTTAAAAAAACGGGTAGTATAGCGCTTGTTGGCCCGTTGGCAAATAACCAGCGCGATATGCTTGGCACCTGGATTTTGGCCGGCGAATGGCAAAAATCCGTCAGCGTGATGCAAGGTATTAAAAACGTTGTCGGCGATGGCGTTACCATCAATTATGCCAAAGGATCAAACATCACCGAGGATGCTGAATTTATAAAACGCCTGAACTTTGGCCCCGGAATGGTTACCGTTGATCCCAAACCTGCCGATGAACTTTTGAAAGAAGCTATTGATGCCGCCAATAAATCAGATGTGATTGTGGCGGTGGTGGGGGAGTCGCAAAGTATGTCGGGCGAATCATCCAGCCGGTCGGATATTGATATTCCTGAGCCGCAAAAAAACATGTTGAAGGCTTTATCCAAATTGGGTAAGCCAATGGTTGTTGTGTTGTTTAACGGCCGCCCGCTTACCTTAACTTGGGAAAATGAGCACGCCAGCGCTATATTGGATGTTTGGGCACCCGGTACCGAAGCTGGTAATGCAATTGCCGATGTTTTATTCGGCCAGTATAATCCTTCAGGAAAAATAACAGCAACTTTTCCGCGCAGCGTGGGCCAGATACCTATATATTATAACCACAAAAACACTGGGCGCCCTTACAGCAGCGGACCAACAAAGTTTAAATCAAACTACCTGGATATTTCTAATGATCCGCTTTATCCTTTTGGGTACGGCTTAAGTTACACAACTTTTGGCTACAGCGACGTTAAGTTAAGTAAAACCACGCTTAAAGGCAACGAAGTGCTAACCGCAACTGTTACAGTTACCAATACCGGCAAATATGCGGGCGAAGAAGTTGTACAGTTGTACGTCGGCGACCCTGTTGCAAGTATCAGCCGTTCGGTTAAAGAACTGAAAAATTTTAAAAAGATTAACCTGCAGCCAGGCGAAGCCAAAGAGGTAAGTTTTTCTATTACACCAGAGCAATTAAAGTTTTACAACAGCCAGCTTAAGTACGATTGGGAGCCAGGCAAATTTGTAATTGAAGTAGGTACCAACTCAAGCGATACCCATTCGGCATCAGTGTGGTGGAATAAGTAG
- a CDS encoding RagB/SusD family nutrient uptake outer membrane protein: MKRIQFKLIIPLCLLLICAVYACKKSFLDKPALGQIDPALLSNKAGVESLLIGAYSELDGYGGNGSGQSAAPSNWMFGSITGGDAYKGSDPSDGANDQTPVATFNLPASNSFIVGKYASLYDGVQRANDVLRGIPNAKDLTADDIKRISGEARFLRAYFFFELRRNFFMVPYVDETIELKDAGSVKNDKDIYPMIEADFKFAMDNLPETQPQRGRANKYAAMAYLAKVYMAQAKYGTETKALLTTLMTSGETAGGQKYALNDHFQQNFSPEAGQKNSAESVFAVQASVNDGSLGNNSNQGDNLNFPYNGGPGGCCGFFNPSQWLANSYKTDAVTGLPLLDDFNSGSPVTDVTYTGTLDPRIDVTMGRKGIPYLDWGPHPGDAWIRNPGSDGHFSPKKNVYSKSEVGTNTSTENTWTSALSTSNNVNLIRYSDIILWAAECEVETGSLATAMSLVNQVRTRAGITSGWVYLNSPYDASKSIYTNQTTPAANYKVGLYTVFPDQAYARKAVRFERKIELAMEGHRFFDLQRWGSAYQAAEINAFFASDKSIDITLKDAHFTQNKSEYRPIPQAQIDIANSKGPIVLKQNPGY, encoded by the coding sequence ATGAAAAGAATTCAATTTAAATTAATCATTCCACTGTGTTTGCTGCTTATTTGTGCAGTTTATGCGTGTAAGAAAAGCTTTTTGGATAAGCCGGCACTGGGTCAAATAGATCCTGCGCTGTTATCAAATAAAGCAGGTGTTGAAAGTTTGCTAATAGGTGCATATTCCGAGTTGGATGGTTATGGAGGTAATGGTTCTGGTCAGTCGGCTGCACCTTCAAACTGGATGTTTGGAAGTATTACTGGCGGTGATGCCTATAAAGGTTCTGATCCTTCTGATGGCGCAAATGATCAAACGCCGGTAGCTACTTTTAACCTGCCTGCATCAAATAGCTTTATCGTTGGTAAATATGCTTCCCTGTATGACGGCGTACAACGTGCAAACGATGTTTTGCGCGGTATCCCGAATGCAAAAGATTTAACAGCAGATGATATTAAAAGGATAAGCGGCGAAGCAAGGTTTTTAAGAGCCTATTTCTTCTTTGAGTTGCGTCGTAATTTCTTTATGGTTCCTTATGTTGATGAAACCATTGAACTTAAAGACGCAGGTTCTGTTAAAAATGATAAGGATATATATCCAATGATTGAAGCAGACTTCAAGTTTGCTATGGATAATCTTCCTGAAACACAGCCACAACGTGGCCGTGCCAATAAATATGCTGCGATGGCGTACCTTGCAAAAGTTTACATGGCGCAGGCAAAATATGGCACAGAAACTAAAGCGCTTTTAACAACACTGATGACCTCAGGCGAAACAGCAGGCGGACAAAAATATGCGCTGAACGATCACTTTCAGCAAAACTTCAGTCCAGAAGCAGGTCAGAAAAACAGTGCTGAGTCGGTGTTCGCTGTTCAAGCCTCTGTTAATGACGGTTCTTTGGGTAACAATAGTAACCAGGGCGATAACCTTAACTTCCCATACAATGGTGGTCCTGGCGGTTGCTGCGGGTTCTTTAATCCATCACAGTGGTTAGCAAATTCATACAAAACAGATGCTGTTACCGGTTTACCGTTATTGGATGACTTTAACTCGGGTTCTCCTGTCACAGACGTAACTTACACCGGAACATTAGATCCACGTATTGATGTTACTATGGGCCGTAAAGGCATTCCTTACCTTGATTGGGGACCACACCCTGGTGATGCATGGATTCGTAACCCTGGGTCTGACGGTCACTTTAGCCCTAAAAAGAACGTATATTCAAAAAGCGAAGTTGGTACCAACACAAGTACAGAAAATACCTGGACCTCTGCTTTAAGTACTTCAAACAACGTAAATCTTATTCGTTATTCTGATATCATTTTATGGGCAGCAGAATGCGAAGTAGAAACAGGTAGCCTTGCAACTGCAATGTCACTGGTTAACCAGGTACGTACCCGTGCAGGCATCACAAGTGGATGGGTTTATTTAAACTCTCCTTACGATGCTTCAAAATCAATTTATACTAATCAAACTACACCGGCTGCTAATTACAAAGTAGGTCTTTATACTGTATTTCCAGACCAGGCTTATGCACGTAAAGCGGTACGTTTTGAACGTAAAATTGAGTTAGCTATGGAAGGTCATCGTTTCTTCGACTTACAACGTTGGGGTAGCGCTTACCAGGCTGCCGAGATCAATGCCTTCTTTGCAAGCGATAAATCTATTGACATTACCTTGAAGGATGCTCATTTCACTCAAAACAAGAGCGAATATCGCCCTATTCCTCAGGCACAAATAGATATTGCCAACTCAAAAGGGCCAATCGTATTAAAGCAAAATCCTGGCTATTAA